ATAAATTTTGTTGATACGATATTCTAAATCAGATTTAGCAATTAATGCTCGTCAAGATAAAAGAGTGTCAATGGGCCTCTAGGGTATTCTTTTGATGCTGTTGTCCCTTTTTTGCTATTATTATTGTTCTTAATGTGTGATGCTTGTCGTTCCAGGTACCTTACACTTCAGAAAATGTTGTTGAAGGCAAACGAGCTGCCAAGGAAGCCTTGCAGCAAAGGCTTGGTTTGAAGAAATCTGATCATCCTTTGGTTGGAATCATTACTCGCTTAACTCACCAGAAAGGAATCCATCTTATCAAGCATGCAATTTGGAACACCTTAAAACGCAATGGACAGGTTCCCTGCCCCCCCCTTTCACCATCCCCTGTATGAATTCATATAGAATTAGACATTATTTGATCTGTATTGTCTGGACTTCTCAGTAGTGACATTGACGTGATATTCCCTAGAGCTTTCACTTGACCATTCTCTTTCTTGCATTCTTAATACGAATGTGCTTGTGTAATGCAGTTGGGAAATCATGTTGTCTGATATATTTGGAATGAATGTATAAACAAGGAAGTTTAGTGTCTATTGTCTTGGTTGTGTATTTCTGCTTAATTCATATTAATAAGTGCATGATGATGACATTCTTGGTGGCAGGTTGTATTGCTTGGCTCAGCTCCTGATCCTCGCATccaaaatgattttgtgaatttgGCCAATCAGCTGCATTCATCTCATTCGGATCAGGCTCGCCTTTGTTTGACCTATGATGAACCTCTTTCTCACTTGGTTTGCACTCTCAAAGTTTTTTTCGTTTATGATTATTCTCTAAGGAGCATACTTATATTTTGCCTTAGCAATATGATCCTAGCAGTTTTAATCTGTGTTCTTTTATTTGTCTATTTTTACAGATATATGCTGGTGCCTATTTCATTCTAGTTCCATCAATTTTTGAGCCTTGTGGACTGACGCAATTGACAGCAATGAGATATGGCTCCATACCTGTTGTTCGTAAAACAGGAGGTGTGTACTCTCCTTAAATCTGTAATTTTGATACCTCTAAACTATATTCTTCTACGTCTTTAATTACGAAGATGTGTAGATATGTGGATGATCTGTTACCGAGGATATGGAAGTGTGCAACGATGAATTACATACATCTAGATTTCTCTTATGTTTTGCAAATTGCATCTGATTTCATTGAATTTTTTGTTTGTCTCGGATGGAGAACTGAAGAATCTTACTTGGCCTCCGTTCTTACAAGTTAGATCTTCCTAAAGTGTATTGACATTGTGTCTCAATTACTTGTTTCAAGGACTTTATGATACTGTATTCGATGTTGACGATGATAAAGCTAGAGCTGAAGCACAAGGTCTTGAACCCAACGGATTTAACTTCGATGGAGCTGATGGTGCTGGAGTCGATTATGCCCTCAATAGGTGAGTTAATTTCTCAGCACCTTTGTAAGTGCATTTGTTCATCCATTCCTTCATTATCAATTAGTTTCCAGAGTTCCCCTAATCCACAATACTTGGTTCTAGGTTCTGAACGTATATGATTGATTCGATCTTCTGAATTGTTAATAATCTAGGGCTATCTCTGCTTGGTATGATGGTCGGGACTGGTTTAACTCATTGTGCAAGAGGGTGATGGAGCAAGACTGGTCTTGGAACCGGCCTGCGCTTGATTATATGGAGCTGTATCATGCGGCAAAGAAATACTAAAAGCCGATTAAGCAAAGATGCAAATCGTTACCATCTCCCATAGCCTGTACATTGTTTACTTATACCTTTTACTGCAATAGTTTTAGCGCTTAAAATCGTTCCTCCATTTTTGTGTATCATAAAGCAATTGGTTCTCTTCAAAATAagggaaaaaaaagtaaaaaagagaaCCAAACGTGTATCATTCTCGAGAGCTACAAATTCTTTTTGACTGCTGTTACTTCATCTctatgaaatgataaaataacgtgaaaaaaaattgtatgaaaacaCAAATATGGTTGAAAAGTAATTGTTTATAATGTGCAAATTTGTGGTGATGATTAACAACAAAATGGATAAACAATTTTTCTTCCTTTAAATTTATAAAGCGATTAAACATATAATGGTACCAATTTTGGTATGTAAAATCCTGGACATTGATTAATACCCATCCAAGTTAGGTTGATCTATAAGCCAATTAGAGACAGAATTATCAGTCATTTGCATAAAATAACACTCAAAACTCTAAAACTAATATATATTACATGCATTCCTCttcatacatatatttaatacaatacaaCTTTACACTCACATTTATACATACCCATTTAAACTGCCATATAGGTGCAATTCACGAATTAAAGCTATAGTAAACACTCTTTATCAATAGAACAAAACCACAGTCGCAGCATACTCTTGCCTTTTCTCCTCATTTTCGTAAGACTTGAACCATTTTTTCTTTGGTCATTGTCCAACATTATAGCTCCTGATTTAAGTTTAAGAAGATCCCTTCTTCACTCACCATATCCATATCCACATGCTGCTCAATTCCCTAAAACCCAGGAAGCATTGAAGAATGAAAGTAgccatattttatttaatgagATAGAAAAAAGTTGAGTCACAGTTAAATTTATGATCATCAACAAAAACAAAGTCACCACGTATATCAATGCAACTATCGTCCAACCAGATGCTTTTACTCCTTTAAGCACCCTCTCCtagaaaccaaaattttttcttcaaatttccatAACCTTCACACTTTACGTAGCTTTTATTAGTATTAtctccccccccctttttttaagTCTGTGCTAAAGTCGAATCAGATGAGATGCTGCTGTGAGTTGAGGATAAGGTTTACGGAAATCAGTGAAGTTGGTCACTCAAATCCTTCTCTTCCACCTTTCCCAATCACAGGCCAGTCTTTTCagtgattttccaaatatatatgtgtatataatcCACACTTGGTttatatataaacaataaaaacCCCATATGAAGAGATCCCTTCACCCTCAAAACTGATAAAATTTCTATAGTGGGTAAATATGCTCTGATAAGCTTTGCTTCCTGGATTTTTTATTCAATGCCTCAATAATGAATACCCTCCCTCTTCTACCTTCTTTTCTGTGGGTGCCAACTGCCAATGCCAAATCCATCTTTGCAGAAACCATTGGGAATTGGTGGTAAGTTTATACAATAGTAGTAGCAACCTATTTGTTTTTTCCTCATATAATAATTTGTTTCTAAACTGTCGAATTTGATTCGATACAAGTAAAATGTGGGATTGGATAGACCATAAGGCATAAGAGTAggagaaaatgagaaatgaaatgatCTCATTTACATCTATCTGTAGCTTGTCCTTTTCTTCCTCTGTTATTTGCAGGGTACTATTTTGAGGGTCTTGAAATCTGTGATCTTGTTTGGAAGTATTCACACAGAGTTGGgataaaaaaaaggggtgttTTCCACAGCTTCTCTTCTGTTCTCCTCCTGGTTGGTTTTTGGGGCTAAGCAAAGTTAACCCATTTCATTTGTGTGATGTATCTTTGAAAAGCTCTGCTTCTTTTTGGAGGGTATTGAAACAAAGGCAAGCTAGATTCCTGATATTATTCTcttactttctttttttattcccAAGAAATAAACTCATGTTTATCTAGTTGCAAAACAACACAAAACAtcatgaaatgaataaataaatgttttaataaaatgtaaaCATTTTCCCCCATCCCTTGTATTTATATCTCACTTTCAACACTCATACATCGtatctttttctctttgtttATGGTAGAAACAGAAAGTCATGGCAGACTGGTATGGTACCATGAGGAATACCACTGATGGTTGCAGCATCAGGTCAACGAGAGATGAAGATTTCGATGAAGAAGAAATGTGGCGTTACGAGGAGGAGAAGGAAGATTCAGGTCCTGCACCAAGGAAACCTAGTGACTACTCTTCCACTGCATGGCGCCTCCCAAGCGCACCAAGGATGGTTCCAAGGGGTAGCCAGTACTCATCATCAGCAAAGCATGAAACCAAGATGGCTCAGCAATCATCGGCTCCACTCAACATCCCTGATTGGTCCAAGATATATGGCAGGCATGGAAGCTTGGATTCATCAAGGAACGGGACATGGGTCTATAATGGGGTTGATGGTTGTGGGGAGGATCATGATGATGATCATGATATGGTCCCTCCCCATGAATGGCTAGCTAAAAAGCTTGCAAGAAGTCAAATTTCTTCATTCTCAGTGTGTGAAGGGATTGGAAGGACACTTAAAGGCAGAGATCTAAGCAAAGTAAGGAATGCAGTTTTGACAAAAACAGGTTTCCTCGAGTAGTTCCAGTACTGTTAATGTCACGTCATTCATCAACAGTTCCACACCAAATCATCATATCTTCATTTTCATACTACAAATCCATTACCACCATCATGATGTTCTTCTGCTCCaactttccatctttctttgggtCCCATGTAACCTTTTTTGCTTTTTATCAACTTTTGATCGTATTATTATGGTGTAGCCATGTAATGAACTTGGAACTCGAAAACATGGTTTTTAAATCAAAGTCGGAGCTGCCTTTTTTGtatgattttagaaaatagtGAGAGAAAAAAAGAGGGGGGGGGGGCGGGGGAGGGAAAGAAACAACAACAAAAGGTGGCAAGCCTCCGAGACTTTTTGTCAGGTAGTGGAAAAGGGTTTATGTTCTGGATACAGTTGGACTGCACTTTTAGCAGTAAAGAGAGAATTGGTTAAAGcatatttcaaatttaatatctttttatATCTTGCTCTTTTctccatcatttagccatttAGTAATAGTTAGTAAAACATTACATCTTTTGTTTATGTTGGTTAAAACACAAGACAGTGGACTCAGGCATCTCATTCTCATTAGTCTGTCCAAAATTTACctgtttctttattttctttactagCCACTGACCCCTGTACTTTCCTTTCTCGGCTTTATTTATATGTTCAATATTTTACTCCAAAAATTGGATGACCATGTATTTAGCACTGCCTAATAATTACAGCTAAAACTACAAACAGGGCATAGTAATGATTTCGACTtttgataataccatacctaTGTTTCTTTGTACAAGATCAAAAGAAAACCCCAAGGCTTTACGTATATGAAACAGATGGATtccattgcattgcattgcattgcatagTTCCATTCCATCGGAATAATGGGCCACCCACTATACGAAAAAGGCTGAAGATAAGAATCGTCTAGGACTAGACTAGCTGCTCCTGATTGGACAGATTCTTGAATCTTTATCATATTCATATAGTATTAAGTATAGCTTAGCATCTACCTGTAGAACAGACTTGCAACTGCAATGTATCTCCACGCCTTGGGTTTTGGTTCTATGTTCTACCATTTTGCCGACACCCAATCCAATGAATTTCCCCCCTCAAAACTATTCTCCCACCGCCATCATTTCCACCTTTAAATTATCCAGACAATCTGTTGTAGGCTTGACATAATTTGTTTAGAGTGAAGTgaaggaaattttattttttaatatttattatataatacacCTTTTTCAAATGAAACAttaatttcaacattttattccttataaaaaacactaaaataataaagtaatttaTCTACATTTGTTTAAGGGACCACTCTACACATTCTAACAAGTGTCATAAACCGTAAGTAGTTCGCTCCACTACTTAAAAATGTTCACATTTGTAGGGAAAAaggaaattatatgaaaaattttatgcATGTTGAAATATGAGATAATCATCTTTTATATTtctatgaaaaattaaatatatatttatgcagGATACTTGCTAAAAATCAGATTATCTAACTTCCAACGTTTGTTTAGATTGCTATGTTGTGGCGTTTATGGTATCATAAGTTACAATTAAACCTTATCAAGGATAAGCATGTGTTGTGTTGTTAATTCATCATAACAAAGCATCTTTGTCAGAATGAAAGTTTTGACCACTTACAAAGGTGCCATGTCTATAGCTACTACCCCTTTTCTTTTATATTAGGAAAAAACTAGTCAAGAAATCTTGAGCATTCgaataacaacaaaattatttctctataattttatttttatggttataAACTGATGCAGATTTGGATTTTAaagttttttcaaaaataaattgaactattattttaatcttaaacttaaaaaataaacaacaaagGACTCAAACCCCTAAATTTGGAGGTCTCCACCTATGAATGCATGTTCCATTGGTTCACCGGGGATCCTTCTATTTCACCAACTCTGATGGCAGCTTCAATAGCGGTGACATGAGTAAATTGTTGGGTTCCACCTGTGAGGTTGAGTTATTCTTCGCCTCCTTGTTACGATCAAAGTTGAACCTTCAGCATCAACTTCAAGGAAGCGTCCATTTAAGACCAACACCTAAAGCTTCGGATAAGACATCCACATACAACATCttgatggataaataaataaagtccagTTTTGAGTAACTTGGTGTTTGAGAAGTAATAGGAACAGTGGCAGACCCAGTAGCTGGCGGGTCACCGGtcccttaaaataatttttttatttaagttatttattatttattaaaatttaaattaataatgataaaattacaatttaatttatcattGTGATTAAATTAATTCTTGTTAATCCTTTTTACTAGATTCTCTTAATTGaagctaaaataattattttttatattaaaatttattattatttgacctaaaATCTAAGGAGAAAATGAAtgtgtaatttttcataaaattttttacATGTGTTTTAATTCAAATCAACAATATCAAAATTCACAACCAACATACAacgataaataaaaaaatatttttaccaaaatataatttaacacgaattttataatatttttaccgccattataatttacatttatatttttctcttctaaatttctcaaaaaataagGAATTTCCACTTTCGTTGttattagaggtgatcatgggctgggTCATATTTGGGGCCCTAACAAAATTTTAGATCTATTTTCTAGGattgggcccggcccggcccaaaatataggtctaaaattttatccaagctCAGCCTGaaagaaaattgctaagcccgagcACGGCCCTGcccataataaattttacaacaccaaaatagcgtattttaaaaagaaaatagcatattaaattttaaaaagtatatttgatcaaaaataaaaaaaatatatatttaatatataattcgggccgtacccaggccaaaaaagttttacccgaggcctggcctgttttctaaacgggcctcatttttttacccaaacctaTATTTTGGGCCTATAATTTTACCTGAACCCTCCTATTTTTCAAACGGGCCGTCGGGCCGAGCCAGGTAGCTTAAcgcatgatcacctctagttgtTATGTTGGCTTTTATTATTACAACTACAGCATATTAGCAGTAAAGCTATTTTTTCCACAGGGGACGAACATATTTAATGATCACTTAAATTAAAATCCAAGAAAATAAACTCACGTAATTTCTCTTATTAACATgggttatataaaaaaaattaaaaaaaaaacaccaagGAAATACTAATTAAAAAGGTACAATACCACAACCGACAAATTAGTCCAAATTCAGTTGTTTGGTTAATGTGGTCCTTGGCCCTAATGCAAATgtttgtttatgattttttttgtcattttattgcatataaaattgatttaattattaaattttggtaAAGTATGACTATGAGTACCAACTTCAATTTTTTGTTTCACTCTGAGCTCTAATGTAAtatagagatgaaaataaaaatttcaaaaaaaaaaaaaccacaaaaGCATGCTGTTAGCCTGTTACATTAGAGCTCAAAGTGAAAGGAAACCGACTGTTAATAGAAGAATGAGGAGAAAAGAAAGTAGAAAACATTAGAGGTATTTATGGGAATGACCGTTTGTTTAAAGTTTAAACACTTAAACTGGACGGTTTTGCATTTTCGTAGTATTAATAGGGCAGTTTTAGTGTGTCTACATTTATCCATTgtactctctctctttctcttgtCTCTTTGAGgttggagagagagagagagagtttcattaaaaaaaaccaGGCCCTTAAACTGTTGATGTCTTGTCCTTTCTGAATCTGTTTCtgggttttcttttctctcttccaaATTTCCATCGTTGTATATAAATTTACGTTTTTTCGTGGGAGAAAGATATTGactttttaaagaataaaatgtttGTTAAGAGTAGAGGGGAGCATGCTTCAAAGCATGTTTTACCGAAGAACTTGGCTCTCTTGCTTTGTTTCGCTAGCTTCTGTGCTGGAATGTTCTTCAGCAATAGGTATATTGGCTTTCTTGGATTATGTTTCTAACTCtcaatttgcattttttttctttgctgaTTAAATGATgcattttagtgaattttataGATCTCGTGAAATAAGTTTTCACAAGTACTTCCACGGCATGCTTGAAAATTGTGATAAATCATTTTATGTGAATGTTAAATTatccaaatgaaaaaaaattcagtttTGGACTTTGTTTAATGGTTTACTAATCATTGTTAGcaaattatttggattattacCATTTCCAGGAATCTTGGCTTTAGTGGGTTAAAAGTTAAAACTGTACACATGTTTCTCTCTGATGTTCATGATTTGTTTAGGGTAGAACTCATTTGGGTTAATTTCAATGCACGATATTTTCTCAACCACAACCTACTAGGTTCTCTGTGTCATGTTGTTTTGGTAATATGAAAATTGCTTACCATGGTATACAATATTTTTTGTTGAGTCTGCTAAGCTTCTCTTTCAGACACTTAAGATACTATTCTTTTGCTATTTGATTTTGCCATGGCTTGCTTATagtatattcaaattattttaattgtgaaaCACTTGAATCAGGACGTGGATGGTGCCTGATGCCAAGGGCATTCCGTGGACATCCAGAACTGGGGGTAAACAATTTGTGGATTATGATCCAAACATTGTGAGTGCTTTTGTCCCACATATGTTCAGTCTTAGTTATCTGATCTATATGCTTGAGCTTCGAAGAGCCTACTTGTTGTAATGAAAGAAACATGGATTTGGCCTGTATGTTTTAGCAGAGTAGTGGCATTTACTCTAACGACTTGTGATATCCTTTAACTTGTCTCGTCTGCCAAACTTTCTGTCTGGATTTTTCATCATGCTGACAATTGTTTGAAATATTTGTTCTTTTCTTGAACTTAATAGGTTTTGAAGAATGAAGGCAATAACTCTGGAGACATTTCAGGGTCCCAACACTCTATTCTGTAAACCAAACTGATCTTTGTTACATCTGAATTTGAGCTATTGTACCCTATTGTGTCCTTAAATTTGTAGCTTGTTTGCTGTATATGGTTTACAGGACCATGGATAAAGCCATTTCAGATTTGGAGATAAAATTGATGGCTTCTAGGGCCGAACGTGAGACAATTCAGAAAGACCCTATGATGTCTGAAGGCGTGAAGAATATAGAATCGACTTTAAAAAGGAAATATTTTATGGTTATAGGAATCAATACGGCTTTTAGTAGTCATAAGCGGAGAGATTCAGTACGTGCGACTTGGATGCCTCAAGGTCCATTactgtttttattaatttttattcctTTATGATCCTCCTCTTGGTGTATGATTAATGCTTTCTTACTATATAAATGTTCCAGCTGAGAAGCGAAAAAAATTAGAGGAAGAAACGGGTATCATCATAAGATTTGTTATAGGTCACAGGTAATTTCCACCCATTCCGGCCATTCTTTTGGCTATTTGCTTTAATTTCTCCAGTAACTGCATGTAAAGGCTTTTTGCTTTGAATGCAATTATTTATCTTACAAAAATTCAAGGAAATCGCATGTGTTAGTAAACTATATGATGTAAATGGAGTAGAAAACTGAATTAATTGGTTGGCCTTTTCTCCAGTTCAACGTCAGGTGGCATTCTTGATAAAGCCATTGAAGCTGAAGAAAAGGTGCATGGAGACTTTTTGAGATTGGTAATACTTCTATCGAGTAGTCTAATGTTTTTGTAGGTGTAAATAGATCATATAAAATATCTAAAAGACCTTTACTTCTATTTGTCCGTAATAAAAGCAGCAACATGTTGAGGGCTACCTGGAGTTGTCAGCCAAGACAAAAACTTATTTTGCCACTGCTGTTTCCTTGTGGGATGCAGAATTTTATGTCAAAGTTGATGATGATATTCATGTGAATCTAGGTAAAACAAAATTTGATTCTTTCATTTTGCATGTTTACAAATCTTTGTACGCACTCTAATTCCTTTATAAATATGATGACAATCATAGTTGTTTTTTTTTGACAAAGATGACAATCATAGTTgttaataaaaggaaaaagggtTGTAAATATGTGTACTCCTTTTCTTATTGAGTTGGTATGCTTGCAGCAACACTTGGTGTGACTTTAGCTAGGCATAGTAAGAAACCCCGAGTTTATATCGGCTGCATGAAGTCGGGTCCTGTTCTTGCTCGAAAGTAAGCAGAGTTTTTGTGCTTTCCAGATTAGTTTATATGTTTAGATGAGATAAATATCTGAAATATCCGGTTGTGTTTTATATGATCTTTAATTAATAGGGGAGTGAAATACCATGAACCTGAGTACTGGAAATTTGGTGAGGTTGGGAACAAATATTTTCGACATGCTACTGGACAACTGTATGCTATATCCAAAGATTTGGCTACTTACATATTCATAAATCAGTGAGTTCCTGCATGCTTTTTTCCCGTTGTTTTGATTTCAAGCCTGTTTACCATTGATGAGTTGATGTGTGCATTTCAACTAACAGGAAGCTGGTCCAGTTACTCAACGAAGCTTTAGTTCTAGTTGTGCGGTGCATGTGTTCAAATCGAAGCTCTAATTTCATATATTTGTTAGTGCCTCCAGTGATAATAGTTATGCTCTGTCTCAGGAATGTACTGCATAAATATGCTAATGAAGATGTTTCTTTGGGAGCTTGGTTTATTGGTTTGGATGTGGAGCATGTGGATGATAGGAGACTCTGCTGTGGTACTCCACCAGGTAACTTTCATTTAATCTGTGTTATCTTGTTCAAGTAGCACTGGAGCATTGACTTTTAATAGTTTTCTTGCAGATTGTGAATGGAAAGCTCAAGCTGGTAATATCTGTGCTGCTTCATTTGACTGGAGGTGCAGTGGGATTTGCAGGTCTGTGGAGAGGATTATGGAGGTCCATGAACGTTGTGGTGAAGACAAGAATGCTTTATGGAGCGCAAACTTTGTGCAAACGATAAGAACCTCTTCCTGAGGAAAAATACACACAAGAAATCCAGCATAGAGATGCtttttttttacccttttttataCTTCTTTCCCCTTTCCCCACATTTATATTGCATCCATAGGTGTATACGAATGTGTAGTAGTATACCCTGCTAAAGAAATGAAGATACAACTGCCTAACCTCATGGTGGGGGGCTGGATCGAAAGTTTTTTGCCATGGTGATGAGATCTATATAATATACGTCTAATCTTTGTAGGCAGCATATTGCTGCTTACTACtcaataaaaatcaatattaatGCTTATTTATATATCTTCAGGACTTCTCTCTTGTGTCTTTAATATGAACAACTTCGATTCAGATACATTATGTACAGTTTTCACGTTCATGTCTATCGATCGTAAAGACAAATCACAATATTATATGTCATGTCAGGTAGCCTTAAACGTAAAATTTGTGGATAACTCTAATATCTGTTTAATAGTCAAGAATGGTTAACAAGTAGTACAATAGCTTACAACAAAGTATGGGTAAGGCACAAAAAACCAGGAATGATTAATGAGATCTATTTTgttatacaattatatatatttttaaagactCTTTCTTTAGTATAGTTGATATCAGGAAACATTGCAATAACTATCATTTTCCAACTCTATATGCAAATGTAGCAATTATTTTGCTAATAAATCGAGACTGTTTGATGGTATACCTACCTACCAGAGCATTTACAGTTTTGAATTATGAAATGATCAAATTAGTGGAATTATTGCACTCTCTTTTTCCTGAAATTGAGAAATAATAGCTAGGAAATTAGCTAAAAATTTCGTAAGGAAATTCGTAACCATAGAAAAGATAGGCAACTGCAATAGTACAAGATAACAAGCCAAAACGACCAGCTTGTTATGGATCCCAGGCGTACCAAAAGGAAACCTGTATCTATTTACCATCCCCTCAATGATCTGTCCCTCTCTTCATGTGAAATAATGTCTGCATCTTTCCCTCCTTTTAGagcaaaaaatataaagaaaaacaaccccactttttttttcttttaactattTTCACGTGAAAACTCTGCAAATGTTGTATCTATCACTGCACCATAGTCGTATCTATCTCTCCTCACTTGTCCTCCCCACTAGAATTAGAAAAGAACCCTAGGTCCTATCTTTAGTATCTTTTCAAATTTCCCCAGTTTTTAACAGG
The genomic region above belongs to Gossypium hirsutum isolate 1008001.06 chromosome D05, Gossypium_hirsutum_v2.1, whole genome shotgun sequence and contains:
- the LOC107905926 gene encoding uncharacterized protein, whose product is MADWYGTMRNTTDGCSIRSTRDEDFDEEEMWRYEEEKEDSGPAPRKPSDYSSTAWRLPSAPRMVPRGSQYSSSAKHETKMAQQSSAPLNIPDWSKIYGRHGSLDSSRNGTWVYNGVDGCGEDHDDDHDMVPPHEWLAKKLARSQISSFSVCEGIGRTLKGRDLSKVRNAVLTKTGFLE
- the LOC107905924 gene encoding probable beta-1,3-galactosyltransferase 1 isoform X2, whose translation is MFVKSRGEHASKHVLPKNLALLLCFASFCAGMFFSNRTWMVPDAKGIPWTSRTGGKQFVDYDPNIVLKNEGNNSGDISGSQHSILTMDKAISDLEIKLMASRAERETIQKDPMMSEGVKNIESTLKRKYFMVIGINTAFSSHKRRDSVRATWMPQAEKRKKLEEETGIIIRFVIGHSSTSGGILDKAIEAEEKVHGDFLRLQHVEGYLELSAKTKTYFATAVSLWDAEFYVKVDDDIHVNLATLGVTLARHSKKPRVYIGCMKSGPVLARKGVKYHEPEYWKFGEVGNKYFRHATGQLYAISKDLATYIFINQNVLHKYANEDVSLGAWFIGLDVEHVDDRRLCCGTPPDCEWKAQAGNICAASFDWRCSGICRSVERIMEVHERCGEDKNALWSANFVQTIRTSS
- the LOC107905924 gene encoding probable beta-1,3-galactosyltransferase 2 isoform X3 is translated as MFVKSRGEHASKHVLPKNLALLLCFASFCAGMFFSNRTWMVPDAKGIPWTSRTGGKQFVDYDPNIVLKNEGNNSGDISGSQHSILTMDKAISDLEIKLMASRAERETIQKDPMMSEGVKNIESTLKRKYFMVIGINTAFSSHKRRDSVRATWMPQAEKRKKLEEETGIIIRFVIGHSSTSGGILDKAIEAEEKVHGDFLRLQQHVEGYLELSAKTKTYFATAVSLWDAEFYVKVDDDIHVNLGMYCINMLMKMFLWELGLLVWMWSMWMIGDSAVVLHQIVNGKLKLVISVLLHLTGGAVGFAGLWRGLWRSMNVVVKTRMLYGAQTLCKR
- the LOC107905924 gene encoding probable beta-1,3-galactosyltransferase 2 isoform X4, with the translated sequence MFVKSRGEHASKHVLPKNLALLLCFASFCAGMFFSNRTWMVPDAKGIPWTSRTGGKQFVDYDPNIVLKNEGNNSGDISGSQHSILTMDKAISDLEIKLMASRAERETIQKDPMMSEGVKNIESTLKRKYFMVIGINTAFSSHKRRDSVRATWMPQAEKRKKLEEETGIIIRFVIGHSSTSGGILDKAIEAEEKVHGDFLRLQHVEGYLELSAKTKTYFATAVSLWDAEFYVKVDDDIHVNLGMYCINMLMKMFLWELGLLVWMWSMWMIGDSAVVLHQIVNGKLKLVISVLLHLTGGAVGFAGLWRGLWRSMNVVVKTRMLYGAQTLCKR
- the LOC107905924 gene encoding probable beta-1,3-galactosyltransferase 1 isoform X1 — protein: MFVKSRGEHASKHVLPKNLALLLCFASFCAGMFFSNRTWMVPDAKGIPWTSRTGGKQFVDYDPNIVLKNEGNNSGDISGSQHSILTMDKAISDLEIKLMASRAERETIQKDPMMSEGVKNIESTLKRKYFMVIGINTAFSSHKRRDSVRATWMPQAEKRKKLEEETGIIIRFVIGHSSTSGGILDKAIEAEEKVHGDFLRLQQHVEGYLELSAKTKTYFATAVSLWDAEFYVKVDDDIHVNLATLGVTLARHSKKPRVYIGCMKSGPVLARKGVKYHEPEYWKFGEVGNKYFRHATGQLYAISKDLATYIFINQNVLHKYANEDVSLGAWFIGLDVEHVDDRRLCCGTPPDCEWKAQAGNICAASFDWRCSGICRSVERIMEVHERCGEDKNALWSANFVQTIRTSS